The DNA sequence CTGACGTTGATCACGCCATCACGATCGAGAAACAAGGTCCAGGAAGGATCGACTTGCCGAAGGAAATCAGGTATTTGTTCAGTGATGGAGTATCCAGTTTTGGGCGTAGTCATTATTTGAATATCGGGAATTTTTAGGGGAATGCCGTGCGATCAAGACAATTCAGGCCGAATGCTGGAATTGTTTTCGCCAATCATCAAGGAGCCTCCTGACCCCATGGATTGCGGTAAGTTCCTTGACGCTGTTTGGCAATCAATGAAAAAAAGGGAAGATCATCCACTAAATATCGCTTAACCAGCCTAGTAGGCTCCTGCATCATCCGCCAAGCCCATTCCAGCCCCATATTGGACACCCAACTGGGTGCTCGCTGTAGATCGCCAGACATAAAATCCAAGGTGGCCCCAATGGCAAAAAACAGTTTCACTTGCGGAAGGTGTGCACGGTTTTCCATGATCCATCTCTCTTGCTTGGGTGCGCCAACGCCTACAGCAAGCGTATGAGCACCTGATTGCGCGATCAGTTCGCAGATATGTTTCTTTTCCGCATCGTCATGCTCAAACCCAAATGGAGGCGAATAAGCCCCTACAATGAGCTTCCTTCCAGCCAAGTCATTCATCTCCTGAGTGATTCGCTCCAGCCGGATGGGCGTGCTTCCCAGTAGAAATATCCGTTGATCCAACTCCGGGTGAACGGCATGATGCCGGCAAAATGCAGGAAACAGATCTGAGCCAGCCACTTGTTCCTCGATTGGGGAGTCTGACACCCAACCGGAGGCCCATTGGACGATTCGACTATCGCAAAGCCTAAAATCAGCGGCCAGATAGTCTTCATAGAACCTCTGATCTGACTGTACCTTCATCAGATGATCTACATTGGCCGTAAAGACCACTCCTTCCCGCAGTTCCTCCACCAAGGTATGGAATGCAACCCGGTGGATGGGGAGATTGAGGATTTCGACGGTGGGAAGCGTAGAAGCTGCAAGCATCAGTAGGCGGTTGGTTGTCCTTTGACCATGTTCCAAACGGTCTGCAGGATGATCTTCAGGTCGAGGAGGAGACTCCAATTTTCGATATACCAAGAATCGTATTCTACTCGCTTCTCCATTTTTTGTGGATCAGAGGTCTCACCACGATATCCGTGCACTTGTGCATGACCGGTGATGCCAGGCGTGATAAAATGTCTCACGAGGAATCGGTCGATTTTCTGGGCGTATTCGTCTGTATGCTTCAGCATGTGTGGACGAGGACCGACGACAGACATATCCCCTTTCAAGACATTGATGAATTGCGGGAGTTCATCTAAACTGGTACGACGAAGGAATGCCCCGATCTTGGTGATTCGGGAATCGTCCTTGGTGGCCTGTTTCGTATCCGAATCATCATTGACCTTCATCGTACGAAATTTGTAGCAGATGAAATTGTTGTTGTTCTTTCCAGATCTCAACTGGGTAAACAACACAGGCCCAGAGGATTCCCGCTTGATGAAATAGGCCAAAATTGGATACAGCCACGGAAAAACCAAGGCCAATACCAAAAATGAAAACACGACATCAAACACCCGTTTGGCAGCTCGATTCAGCAAAAAACGAAGCGGCTCTTTTCTCAATGCCACCACAGGCACAGGGCCCATAAAATCCACATTCACCTTCCTAGATCCGACAGGAGAAAAGTCGGTCACCATCCGGAAATAGATGAAGTGGTCGTCTGTGAATCTCGACAAATCACTGAGGATTTCCTCGTTCACCACCTGCATGGAACAGTATAACTCCTGAGCCTGTATCCGAAGACAACACTGTTTGACCTCCTCCATGATTCCGCGAATGTACCATTTGGCCCCGTCTCCGGAACTCCGTCGCTCA is a window from the Pontibacter sp. G13 genome containing:
- a CDS encoding WecB/TagA/CpsF family glycosyltransferase, with amino-acid sequence MLAASTLPTVEILNLPIHRVAFHTLVEELREGVVFTANVDHLMKVQSDQRFYEDYLAADFRLCDSRIVQWASGWVSDSPIEEQVAGSDLFPAFCRHHAVHPELDQRIFLLGSTPIRLERITQEMNDLAGRKLIVGAYSPPFGFEHDDAEKKHICELIAQSGAHTLAVGVGAPKQERWIMENRAHLPQVKLFFAIGATLDFMSGDLQRAPSWVSNMGLEWAWRMMQEPTRLVKRYLVDDLPFFSLIAKQRQGTYRNPWGQEAP
- a CDS encoding undecaprenyl-phosphate glucose phosphotransferase, translating into MKGNRHFFKLIVLVAEFFIINLSARLAYFLRYNSFGEYEDYYTSFFIIFNLIWIGTSLFNNSYDTRNLSSLQSFIRNLIGTLFVHFFFILLYIVSTKAQYLSRYYLIITYCTTFFTILSFRCLLIIAYRYYSSINQNIRKIVLVGRRSSLEELIEHLEDQQVEITPFFLDERRSSGDGAKWYIRGIMEEVKQCCLRIQAQELYCSMQVVNEEILSDLSRFTDDHFIYFRMVTDFSPVGSRKVNVDFMGPVPVVALRKEPLRFLLNRAAKRVFDVVFSFLVLALVFPWLYPILAYFIKRESSGPVLFTQLRSGKNNNNFICYKFRTMKVNDDSDTKQATKDDSRITKIGAFLRRTSLDELPQFINVLKGDMSVVGPRPHMLKHTDEYAQKIDRFLVRHFITPGITGHAQVHGYRGETSDPQKMEKRVEYDSWYIENWSLLLDLKIILQTVWNMVKGQPTAY